In the Besnoitia besnoiti strain Bb-Ger1 chromosome IX, whole genome shotgun sequence genome, CACCCGAAGTCGGTCTGAGTGAGCTATGTAGAGGCAACCTGCCATCACCTGCAGTCCCCTCCGTGTTGCGCTCTCGCCGAAGCCGATACAGTCGTTCTTTCACTTTCCAGTCAAAAATTTCAAGCGGCTTGATGCCATGAAGCATCCGCAGTGGCACACCCTGTGCAACGACAAGCCGCCCCTGCCTCCGGGGTCTCTGAGACGCCGCGggttctcttgtgcttcgCTGTGACTGTTTCGCCCCTTTTTGGCAGAACCGTTTCGAGATAAAACACATCACGGACGACAGATaacttctcctcgcgccatCAGATCGCCCACCAGAACCTTCAGTGTCTGAACGTGGGACGTGCGTTTGAGACCCCGACTCTGCTACCTGGCTCCCCGATCTTTCCTCCCTTCTTACACTTCCCCTGTTGCCTGGGTGCGCCTCCTGGAGCACGTTGAGGTGGCTATGGGGATCGACGAATACCATGTCGCCCACCAATTCTCCGTTTTCGagccgaagagagcgaaagaGGACGCGCTCGCCACGACGGCCTAACAGTTAAAGACGCCACAAGCATCAATAGACGTCCACCCGCCGTTGATCGAGTCAGACAAAACAGATCCCACCCTCCAATGAAAGCGACAGTAGGGTAGAATTGAATTCAGAAGCAAACCTGAGACTCGGACATCGTCGCTAGCTGTCGAAATGCATTCCTCACGGAGAATCCCTTAATATAACGAGGAAAACTCGCCACAACTCAACGCCTGCGGCTGGTAATTTTGCGAGTGCCCCATATTACCCACTCTTTCTCGTGGTGATGCCTCGTCTACGAATCAAATTCCCAAGCGGAGCAGACAGGCAACTTCGTATGGCGTAGCAAATCTGTGTGATTGTCCTCACACTCATTAATGGCACACAATGCATCTCTTACGGGAGGGACAAATAAGAAGGCCTGCGTCCTGACGCTTCAGTTCAAAAAATCCTTCGTCTCTTACGGCGACGAGATTGAGAGCTTCCAGTTCTTCTGGTCGCACGCCAGGAGTATAGAGAACGGTAGGTGGCGAAGGATCcaacgcgcagcgccgctcggcAGAGGTCAGCAGCACATGAGGAGTAAGCCCTTCCACAAACGGATCATCGTCTAATAAGCTACCACTGTAATCCGGGAGGTACGCATCTGATAGAATAGGCGAATCAACACCATCATCGTACGAGAAGTCGTATAGGTTCTCGTTGTGGCTTCCAAAACGCGGCTCCCACGGATAACCTCCGTCCACGTTGCTTAAATGATTGTACGGGGGTTGCCGTTCATCAGCCTCCCCTGAAGGAAGCTGATCCGACTGTCCAGCCTGTTGGGGATCACCGCCGTTCTCCACTGCATCTAGTACCTGTGCTTGGCTCGGACCGGCCGCAACTGCGGTGTATAGTTCCGTTGGCTGCATCTTGCGGTGCATTGTTCGCGCGACGTCCTCACGCTGAGCCTGCCCGCCTGGAGAGAACGGCTTCACACGTTCAGCTAACGAAGCGGTTCCTTCGCTCTGCAGGCCTAAAGATGGGGCCGACTGACCTGAGCTGGCGCGTCTCATGCCAGCCCGGCTGACCCCAggctctgccgctgccgcttcaCCACGACTGACGTGCCCAAAACCTTCTATTTGACTACCCCTCGCACCGCTGGTTCtatcgtctgctgcgccatGTCCAGCTTGCGGAGAAGGGCCCGGAATGGCTCCACTATTGGAGAGTTCAGGAATATTCGTCATGTGGTCTACACCGGAAACCTGACTACGTTCCTGCGTCCGAAGGCGTTGCGCTTCCAAAAGCGACTCTTCGACGTCGTGTTCCCCGATACCATCTCCGACGATGCTCGGGGAACTGTCTGgtctcgctgcagctgttAACATGATCACGGATAACGTGGAGCAAAGAAGGCAGGCGCCAAAGCAAGGCGCCCTGTTCAGCCTGATCACCATGGTCTGTTGAAACTGAAGGGAGCTGAAGGCCTGGATATCGCATCACCGATCCCTCTCGGTGGACGCCCGTAACGGGCTACGCAAAACAACGGATCACGGACCCGCTCCTTTCACCGGCTTGAGTGGGACGTGAAAACCTCAGGTAACGGGCACTGGCAGAGAGTGCAGGAGAGACACGCCACATCAAGCTGGAAACGCTAGCGATGCACACGATGTACCTGAGAATCAAGCATTTAGATATAGGCTGTACGACTACCATACCACTGACACTGGCACCCGCTAGAGGCTCAATCATCAACATGCGAAGTCGCTTCCACATTCTGGAGAactggcgcgtcgcccttgTAAAGCCAGCGCAGTCGACGAGAAATACTCACGGAAATCTGCACGACTCGTCTATACTGCACCCCGAGGTCACAAGTCGTATATAGAGATGCAAATAAGGCACAGCTAGAACGAAGCCGTTTATGGGTACCCACGACGACTACAATTTTTTAAGGCGTGGACAATGAAGTGATGACCCCAGACAAACAAGGCTCCCACAAAAAGTACTAAAAAATGAGCCTGCGGTCCACATGTGTAATATGGGACAGAGTAAGAAAACCTTCGTCCTAGTCAACCTGATTCCTCCGAGCGTACTCTTTCTCCGCATCATCAGATTCCAAACAGTTTACACTGCAGCTGCGTTGAGGCGCCGCTTcagagacgcatgcgcagcacCGCTTGAAAAGCCCGTTTTCCCGTGGTCCGAAGCATGCCTACTGTGTAGCAGGAAACACCACATCTAGTTGCTACATATCATTTCGATCTAACTTCGAAAAAGGGGGGCCGCATGCTTGGCAAATGAATTGCAGCCGGTGGATTTCCGAAGTGGATTCTTGGTCCTTTTGGGCCGAAGTCATTCTCACCGTTTTTTCAGTAACGGCGATCCCATGCCTGACGTGCTCCAAGTGGGACGCTTCTACACAAGAGAGGTGTGTTTACCCTCGTTTCCGCCAGAGGCGGTTCTAGTATGGTACGGATGTTGGCACCCGGGAATTGGCAACACCGGACAACGCGAGCGATAGCCTGTCCAACGTGCATTTGGCtcagccgccgtcgctgcagctTTCTCGAATAGCGCTTTTGGCGGGCGAGCACATCCACGGATCTACTCTGTGATGTGGCACTGTCTTCAATAACCGATTGACGGGTTCGGTGTGCAGCCGTagccgctggcgcgtcgACTCTTTTCCACCAGCGGGTTGTGCAGATGCTGCGGAAGGCATCCCAGCACGAGTTCTCCCAACCACGTGTGATACTGGCAGGGTCGACAAAAAACACGTCTTTTTCTTGCCAACGCGTTGACTGCTGTCTTTTTGCAGGGAATGCCGCGGGCTCAGGCTAGTCGACTGCTCGTAAAAGAGAAATTTAATTCAGACCGTTGTTGCATGCAGTACGTCATTCAGCTGGAACCCGGGAGAGCACGGTGTCTACCGGCATGAAGTCGCTAATTCCTCACTCTTAACGTTTTACGTTTCTTCGTGTGCTCCCTGAGGACGACTCCCGTCGGCCGTGCAGCTCATGTCCGTGCGCGAAATCTCAGCTTCCTCCTTTCTGTCGCGGCGCATGAGCGCGAAGCTGTTGGTTTGAGCGCGACTCCCCGGCACCGAAACATCCGTCGGCTGTATCTTCCACTGATAGTATCCAGAATTGTGAaagctgtctccgctgtaGAACAGAAGTGCCTGAGGACGTGGCAAGCATTCCCAGAGCCTCTAgtggctgcgtctgcgatCGTGCTTTTCCtacgcgccgagcgccgtcTGTAAACTAGACAGGCGACCACGTCTCACCGCCAAGCTAGCAAATGCAGTGAGAAAGTTATTGACATCAAATAAGCTTATTACGGGACGCGTTGTCCTGGCGTGAACCTTCGTCAGCCTCCACTTTCTTGGGGGGCGCAAGCATGTGGCTAGCTCCGCAGGGCGTCACCCCCGACGAACAGGTTACCAGGATAGATCCAGtgagggaggaaggcgaggacgcggagcgcAGGATCACGCAGCAGCAAGCTGCCCAGcgtttctgcctctccttgCAGTCTCTCCGCGATGCGGCCGCCCAAGGTCTCCTGACGGTAAGCTGCCTTTTTTTGTTCGAGCACCCCGGATGTGCCTAGTAACAGTGCGTCGTCTACAGTTCCTGGGACTGTAACCTGCTcaggagcgaggagagaggcgttTTTCAGAGCTCGGTAGCGCCGGTCTTCTGTTTGCTTGGCTAGGCAGGAAGCTCTAGTACAATAGGTGAACGCCTTTGGCCTGCGCCTAAGCCGTGGATGGAATTACTTTACCGCCGCATAATCTGCTAAAAAGCAGGGCATTTCAGCTGTCTTCAGCAGAGCGTGCGTTCCGCCGCTTGGTGAAACCCTTTGGCAGAGCCGTGCCGCGTTTCCACGGTGTCTGCAGGTTGAAGAGCGGCCGAATCCCCACGGCGCCACATTTTCCCCGATGCGTCTCTACCGCTTCGGCGAACTGCAGCAACTCGCGTGGCGCGTCTGGGGCGGGCCGCAGGAGCTCGAAAGGGAGCTTGAACGCAGGAGAGAGCAGCGCTGGCAAGTGCGCCAGAAACGCGTGCTGGGCTCAGTTGTTGCGCCAGAGGGAtctc is a window encoding:
- a CDS encoding hypothetical protein (encoded by transcript BESB_012450); this encodes MLTAAARPDSSPSIVGDGIGEHDVEESLLEAQRLRTQERSQVSGVDHMTNIPELSNSGAIPGPSPQAGHGAADDRTSGARGSQIEGFGHVSRGEAAAAEPGVSRAGMRRASSGQSAPSLGLQSEGTASLAERVKPFSPGGQAQREDVARTMHRKMQPTELYTAVAAGPSQAQVLDAVENGGDPQQAGQSDQLPSGEADERQPPYNHLSNVDGGYPWEPRFGSHNENLYDFSYDDGVDSPILSDAYLPDYSGSLLDDDPFVEGLTPHVLLTSAERRCALDPSPPTVLYTPGVRPEELEALNLVAVRDEGFFELKRQDAGLLICPSRRRGERVLFRSLRLENGELVGDMVFVDPHSHLNVLQEAHPGNRGSVRREERSGSQVAESGSQTHVPRSDTEGSGGRSDGARRSYLSSVMCFISKRFCQKGAKQSQRSTREPAASQRPRRQGRLVVAQGVPLRMLHGIKPLEIFDWKVKERLYRLRRERNTEGTAGDGRLPLHSSLRPTSGENAPEVGPMTGTVFRNGTHATHSIEGGGFGENSSRLASHVPASAGARDTVNDQALPPASEPAPARRLSRNDGFEYAADPGATGARMAGAMDEAGGDWQEDFEDEPEIYIPEYLFDFPTEHSHVDSELNTLEQEATSVDLKATVVCLERGVPPLILKEWPKFLNVVKLGKGLPQRPVAPSKSSAVWGGALLAALAAGSYAGNNLVKPSSLKFDSPDERKQSFSLIGLLSLFVAGSAALAATTAWKTRTAIYSSHLRHNLREELFQDAGEHAGDSAGPFRQDFIFYYDRRFYAQQPPRKQ
- a CDS encoding hypothetical protein (encoded by transcript BESB_012460), which translates into the protein MWLAPQGVTPDEQVTRIDPVREEGEDAERRITQQQAAQRFCLSLQSLRDAAAQGLLTVEERPNPHGATFSPMRLYRFGELQQLAWRVWGGPQELERELERRREQRWQVRQKRVLGSVVAPEGSQARGDAHQAKLSRQLRRAIQPRATKKRSRVQPQGGGALPQRRKTPETSKHQDAQESQQSASRDTTPRTEDLVWEVI